The Arachis hypogaea cultivar Tifrunner unplaced genomic scaffold, arahy.Tifrunner.gnm2.J5K5 arahy.Tifrunner.gnm2.scaffold_22, whole genome shotgun sequence genomic sequence AGCTAAGTAAGAAAAATGCTTAGGGTAGAGTTATTTCCCTCCCCCCCTCCTTAATCTAGCATTGACATTTTTCTTACCTTACTATGTTTGTTTAAAAGGAGACCAGACCGACAGCCCACCACTGGAACTTGCTTTGCTCTCGCTCGGCTCACTCCCGCCTGTCTTCTTCCACCTGTAGTAAACTTTAAGAAAAATCCTTCAGTTCACTACTGGTGGAACCTCACTGACCTTATCGGGCAGTTACTCTAAGCTGGGGCCTCCGCCAGCTTAACTTTACACCCCAGAACGCTATTTTTTGACACTTCGGCCCGTGCCTACTAGTGTCAGCCCTCCCTGTAGACTTTTTTCTCTCCCGAATAAGGATTCGAAGACCCAACTCGCTTAGGGAGATATACCTTATCCCCTTCATCCTTCTCTATCTGGATCTTCATCTTCCTTTTTAAGGATGAATTTAAGCAGCAGAAGAACGAGAATTTGAATAAAGAGGCTAGTTATCCAAAGGCTCATATCCACAGAAGAATCATGTAAAAATAAGCGATTTAGAACATATAATGCAGGGAACAAAACGCCCCGAAGTGTGGTCTTTGATTCTGAAAGAACGGAATAGATTGTTTGGTCCTTTATTTTACTTAGTAGCCATAATAAGATGAACAAGCAAAGAATGGCAACGAGAAAGCAGATTGTTATTTTGGGGAAGGTCTCGCCTTCTTTTCTAAGAATGAAACCCAAAAAAACATTCGAGATTATATAAACCCACAATCCTAATGTTTCTCCCCGTTCTGTCTTACTGAGACACATGAAGTGAACACATCCTGCCCCCGCGGCGGATAATAGAATCACTAAAAGGAAATTAATATAGCGGAAAACTCCtgaataaaatatatagaaactcggaagaaggaagaggagaatgaaagagaagaagacCCACATAGGAAGTTGGttgttttccttcttctctctataATTGAAGCCAAACAGGAATATGAGTTCTAGTACTAAGGCAATCTCCCATAGGACCATTTCCGGTGACATGAAAAAGCGACTTGTCAAAATCgtcaaaaagaatatatataattcCATGGAGATCTCCTCCgagataaaaaaagaagaaaagaaaaaggaacaacAGACGCAAATCACCACTAAAATGGCTATGTCCGGTTCATGCACATGATTCCCCACGAAAAGAGAAGACGAACTGAGCATAAAGGAATAGAGCGTCATGAGCTTGGAAAAGCGCGTTCTTgctttaaaaataaagtaaaaggcgGACGCCCCACCCATGAACATagggattttttttattatcccaAGGGTCTCCGTCTGAAGTATCTCGGAGAGGATATGAATGATCAAATAGCAAAAAGAAATGAATAGAATTGCAGAAACGTATTTGATgaccatattatttttttttactatatgaAATCCACACTTTGACACCTAAGATTCCGTAACGAGTAGATACTTCCGCGGAAGCATAATCGATTTTCTGGTTAAATACATTACGAGATGTTTTTCCATACTTTCCGCATTCAGTTCTAGCTATTTCTGCGCCTTCAGATCGACCTGAACAACATATACGGATCCCCTCTACCCCTTTTTTCATTACTAATGGAATATCCTTTACTATTCTACTAAAAATGGAACGAAATGATCTTGTTTTCTTTCTCAGTTGAAAAGAGATGTCTTGAGCAATCAAAGAAGCACTTTGATAAACAGATTTGATCTTGACCGACTCAATTAAGGTATTAGTGTTTGTTCTATTAGACAACAAAGATCGCATTTTTATAACTTCGTTCAAATAATAGTTGTACCCGTACGGAATTCTTCTGTTTCTCGGTATGATCTCTATCATCATCTCTATTCCCTTTATCCATTCTCCTATCCTACCTAGGTCTATGAATTTCTCTATCAATTCCATTACCTTATCCTTACCCATGAGGTTCCAACATTTGATCCTTAATTTGCCTAGGAGTTTTTCCCGGGCATCCTCCAAAATAATGGGATTATACATCCCAACTCTATCCCTTGGAAATAAAAAGGTAGCACCGAAGAAAGGAAAAAGCGAGATGGTGGTTTTTGTTGTTCCCGCGAAGCGAAGATCATTCGCCAAGCGAATGAAGTGGGTCAACCTCTTTTTGGCTTCGGCCAAACACTTTTTCTCGCTGGTCGAGCTTTCTACAAAAAAAGCGATGCGAGAACGTATTCTCTTATCTAAGCTTCTTCCCTGCGCATTCGCTCCCCCCATCGTAGATGGTTCAGCCACGCCCGGTGTCACGAAATGATTGAGAACTACGACGGGGTCGAAATGAATTTTGTTCTTTCTATTCAATAAGTATTGCATTACCGAATAATTCAAGGAGGGGCGCACTGCAGGGAGGGTCCTTTTAAATAGATGACCCGCCGGGCCGTCGGAGCGGGACTTCTTGGGGAAAAAGAACTTAAAAAACTTCGTTTTTCTGAAGGAGTCGTCATTTTCTATCAGGAACGCTATGTCATTTACAACCCCGGCGTATTTCGGATGCTTGAAGGCCCCGCTGACCCGAAGTGATTTAGAAAGATTCTTCTTTATCGATGGTGATCGGTCATGGTATCCATAGCGTTGCTTCTTTTTCGGCCAAATCCTAATTTCGTTTTGCTTCCCCCCTATCGCTAGGGCGTCGAGCCTGATCGGCTCGACTCTTTTCCCTGCCCTCCGGCCTCTCACTTCGTTTCGTTCTTCTTCTGTATTGTAGCTGGAATGAAGACACCCGATCGGCCCGACTTTCCCCAATGCCCACCACCGGTCCTTCACCTTTCCGGGTCTGGATTTTTCGCGTCGTTTCAGTCGTCGTGGTCGACGGGGAAGAAAGAAATGAATGAATGTTCTTTTGGGAAAATGTATAAGAATACACCTACCGAGACGGAAGCCAAAGGTGAGTCTCGCAGGTGGACGTATCGAACCGAAATAAGATCTCAGATTTACATCTTTATACACTAATTTACCATAATAATAAATAGAGTCAATGGTGACTCCCTCCAACCTAAGGGACTGGGGAATAGCCGCTTCTTTCTTGCTTGATAGAGGGGCTTCCATTCACCAACGCAGACAACAAGTGCTCTCCGAACCGTGCTGGATAGTCACCCATCACACGGCTCTCAAACCCAACCTGTGGTGAATCCCGGGAGACAAGGTCAAAGCGCTTGATCCTTTGCCCCATACTTTGAGATGCTTCTCCCCGCCGATCAAGCAGCGACGCTGCTCGTGATAGGCTTTGCTTTAAGCCGCTATCGTTCGGttcgaataaataaaataaaataagtcaaGTCCCCTCCGGTCGGTTCGCTCAGGTGGTCTTCCCTTATCTTCTCTAACGTTCAGAGTAGTTCTGGTTTAAAAAAGGAGCACCGGCCGAGCGCCCTGAATGAATAAGAAATGGACAGCAAAGGGAATCAATGATTCTTATTCAACCGAGTTGAAGTTAGCAACATGTCGATTACACACCGGAGGTTGGTAAGAACTGAGGGACAATGCCCCCCTAACCTAAGTGGGCCTACCAGCGAAACAACTGGTACTGGGTCGGGGGTGGGGGGTTGGTTTCGTGCAAGGCCTTCGCAGCAGGAAGAGGCAGTTGTCATTTGAAAGGAAAGGCCCTTTGTATAGGGTTCCAAACCTGCGCACCCTGATTCCAAATTTCTATGTTATTAGTAAAGCCTAAACTTATTGAAAACTAAAGCGCTAACgctataataattataaaaatagcaACCTTTCGCCTTATAAAACAAAACAAGTTTacttactaaaaaaaaaagaaagcggCAACAAGcaccttctttctcactttctcaaAGTCGCTTCTTGCTTTAGAAAGATTGCAGCGTTAGCGCTTCTTGACTAATAACATCATAGAAAGAGTCAAGGCTCCTCTCCTTTTCTACGAATCTACAACTCTCTTTACTGAGCGAGACTCCATCCGTATCCCTACTAGTGGTTTTGGTTTTATTGAACATTTTCCATTTTATCATTTGTTTGACAGCCTAAACTAGGCTCCATTTTAGATAGGTTTTCggtcttaataaaaaaaaggtCAGGGGCGCGTCGGAACGGTCGGTGGCTGCTTAGTCTCATCCGAGAGTCTAATCTCTTTgtacttcttttttattttcaaataaaaaagaaggggGTCGATTTAGGCTCCTTCCCTTCCACTGCATAGCTGCGCTAGCAGGTACTATGAGCCCTCTGTCCCACGCATCTAACCAGCTCGCGTGGTTCACCGGTTCCACCGAAAACTCTCATTTGTTGAAGCGGAGCATAGTGCGCTTTAGGCGCCGAGCGAGAAACGTCTCTTTCTTCTTTCGTTTCGGTTTATTCACTGATCTGAAACTTAGCACTAGTTTTCTTATTGATTCCAGGGGCGGCGGCTTTCTTGAATGAAGTCTATCCGAACCGAATTAGCACTTCTCAGATCAGGCTAGGCCTCTCCAGCGGAGCTGGGCGCGGGGCCCTGGATGCGCTAGTGATCGGCACATAGGGGGTGGTAGCCCGGCTTTCTCGGCCTGGTATCCTGCACCTCGCGTTCATGATATCCACATTCAACTGCGCCCCGGAGACACGGTCGAAGCACGCCCGCCCAGTGTGCTTCTTTCACGACATGCTCTGGTCCCGGGTGTCTTCAAGTGGTCTTCTAGCGTTAGAAGAAGTCGTGTCCGTCCCGGACATCTGCCTTGTACTTTGAAAGGCCTCCCAACCCAAGCTTTTTTATTCAACATATATATAGGACAAACTGAAGGAAAAGACTGACCCATTCGGTGACTTTCGCGGGCGCCCTCACTGAACCGACTTGAATCTGAACTACGATTCAGATCGAGTCTTACCGAAATCGGATTTCCTTTTCGTGCCATATGCGCTTAGACTTTCTTTATTCCCCTTTTTTCTTCCCGGTTTAATATTTGTTCTCGAAAGTCTTCGTTTCCGTGTAGAAGCAAACTCTTCAAATTGTTGACCAACCTTTCCTTCCATGATAGAGGCAAGAACACTCTCAGGCCAGGCCTTACTCTAACCAACCTCACACCACTCCATCTTTTACACCGATGTATCGTACTCTCTCGACCAGGTCATCATAAGAAAATACTGCGGAATCTTTCCGAAGTGAGAGAAGGAGGGAAGGCGCGCTACAACTAACATAACAGCCAGCTGAAAAACGCTAGCTAGCTAGGCTAGCGCGCAATGGCTTTCTCTGAGAGGGGCTCGCTTCTTCAAGCCCCGCCCAACCTATACAAGGTGCTGCTCGCTTTCTCTCAGCCACCGGTGGCTTATGTAGTGGTCGGCATTCCTACGTGCTCCTCTTTGCCCCCTACTTAAGAATCCAAAGGTCACCTTTGGCTGTTGTCTTGACGCTTTGGTTACGAAAGTCGTCGGGGTCTAGGTTTGTGGATGGATTTAGTCAGCGAAAGTCCCTCAAACTCAATCAATATCAACAACATGTCGTGACCGGTTAGGCTTGGTTGATTTTGTCAGAAAAGAAAGTAGGTTTCGGGGGTGGGTTCATTGATTAGTACACCTCCGGTGCTGATAAGGTCGGGACCGTGGTCGTCCGTCTCCGGTTTGCCGGCCGATAAGATCTCTGAGATTGACCAGCCAGCTGGGTTGGTTTGGCTATTCCTTTCTATTGAAAAGAAGGAGTCAGCTGTCTGCGCGAGTCATCTTCTTCTAGGCTCCGCTGGACGACACGGCATTCTCGTTTAAATAGAGGCCGGCCGCACTTGTGATGGTTCCCAAAGATCCAATATATATATGACCACTTAGGTCTACGTTGCCACGATATTGTTCTATGGAAGCGGGCGGGCTGTTAGAAGTTCGGCCCGGTTTTTTTTGTAGGGGAGGGATTGACCTTTTTAACGCATATTCAGTCGTACCGGCATGGCCCCACTGATTTGTTTTCGATCGGAGCATCAAGCAGCGCAACCCGGTTCTACTTGACTAAGCCCCGTGCTCGTCCAAGGAGGGAGTTTGCTTTACCCAACCCCCTTTTTGATAACAAGGCAGAAACCCCCGACATTAGTTTCGAATGAAGAATAAAGAGTGCCCTGCCCCAGCAAGCACCTACTCCTATCAAAATGAAAAGCGTGACTTTACTAAACAAGCAAGAAAGGCTCTTTACTAATAACATAGAATCCCGCTTGTTGCTTTCTCCGCATGCTTGAGCGCATTAAtagaatacatatatatatatatatataaaaaggctTTACTTGAGTTTTCAATAAGGTAGGTTTCTTACTTAGTGCTTGTGCTAAGGAGCGCTAACGAGCAAGAAAGGGCCCCTTACTCTAAGATAGGCTAAGGTTTGAAGACGCTCGACCAACAACGTAAAGGAAGGGGTGATGTTAGAGTAAGGAGTTTAGGCTTTCGCGCAGCTCAATCCCTTGCTTTGTTCTATAGTAAGGGACCTTTTCAATAAGGCTCGCGTAGGGGCGCTCACGTTTTTTGGCTTACCTAAAATCTTCGATTTTTAAGTTGGTAAAGACCCATCCCTTGTTTCAGTCAGAATGAGTCCCCGGGACCCCGGGACATTGGCTTCCGCCAACAGTGGACTATTAAGGATCGCATCCCGCGCATATTCTACATTATAGCCAGCAACTGATTCAGCTTCCGCTTCTGGGAGATCAAACGGAGCTCGATTTGTTTCTGCTAGACGAGAAATGAAGAACATAACCAATACAGGGAACAAGGGAATACCGGACCATATCTGCTTTTGCGCCATGACAATCTCACTCGAATTACGGGGACCTACACATATTAGTACAGTAGACCGGGGTACCCGGCCAGAACCACACGTGCAAGTTTCCCTGCATGTGGCTCGTCCGCGCTTTCCGAGGCGCAGCCTGTGACTCAGCATGGGTTCCAGGGAAGGGGGCGTCACACTTTCGTGTTTAGAGCATTGTCCGAGTGAATAGGCAGCGCCTACCAAGCAAAGCTTTCTTGAGGAGGCTGGGCTGGTTCCCTTTCGGCGCCCGCATTTGATTTCTATTTTGGGGCAAGGCAAGCCCCGGGAAAGTATAGGTTGGCTCCCAGCTCCATCTCGGCCGGCATCCAGCTCTCGAGGGGGTGGAGTCCTGGAGCGAACTACTCATTGCTGTCTTGCCCCAACCCAAGGCCGTTAAGGTTGGTGAGGAGCATTGTTTTTAGGGGGGGAAGCGTGGTTGACAAGCCACTTCGAGGAAGCGACTGGAGTGCTTTCATCAAATGATGCATATCATATGGGCTGAGCCATTCCCATCCAAAGTGGTGGCCCGATTCGGCCTGGCCTGGTCGGGAAGAGATTCACATAGAGACTTTTGCTATCCGGGAATCTCTTTCTATGTTAGCTAGCGGGGGCGGGCTTTCCTATGATAGTCCCGCTGCGGCCTCTGTTGGTGGGAATATAGGCCGTCACGTCTCATCTTGACTTGGCTATACTTGTATGTAGCCAGCCATGTTAGCTTCACATGAGAGCCCTTTTTTGAAAGGCTAAAAAAAGGCACTCATCAGTCCCTTTCCTATTCAGCTTTGCCGCCTATTAAGAGAATAGGTCCCGTTCAGCCCGCCTTTATTCATCTATACCAGCTGCCACGCACGACCCAATAGGTAGGAACGATTTAAGCGCCCCTCTCTAGATAAGAAGCAGAACGCGCCATCACCTACAGCCCTTTCCTCTGCCGGGGACTTCCACGAAATGAAAACGGGCGGCATCGTCGTATGCTCGACATTGGTTGCCCTGGGTTAAATCCCGGAGCACTCCTATGGCCGATCTGTCACCCAACCCACTAAAAAACAAATAGGCTTGACCCCGTCCCGTTTGGAGAATGACCCTTATGGCATGGCTTAGTCAGTTATTCTCGCAGTTCAGATAAGATTCGGACCGCCACTTCTCTGAAAGCATGGTTCTTGCCTTCCTCTTTCCTCCCCCCTTGGAGCTCGTCCATTCGTTGGGTGATCCCTTGCTCTCACGTTCGAGTGTTTGCTCGTCGTTTAGGCCGGTGAGTGAGAATTCTGCTCATTGCAGTCACCTCCGGGGTTCTTCGCACCTGGATAGTACCAGGACCCTTGTGCCCCGGCCCTTGATCAGATAAATCCGCCCGTCCTATGACCAAAAACGAAAAATGAGCCTTGCGACGAGACGCGGACATTCCCCATGCTGCGGTTCCCTCCGGTCCGTTCCCGGGTTGGGTTAGGGGAACATCCGAGCGATTGCCTTCGCGGATCCAAACGCGCTCACAAGGCGCACAATAAGAATAAGACCAATAGagacttcataagagaccatttGAGCTGCAGATCGTAATGCTCCTAGAAAGGCATATTTCGAATATAGAGGAGTTAAAGTTCCCAACAATCAACGAATGGATCATAACCTTCTTTGAACCGTACGAGCGCGTCCTCTGTCACCCCCCCACCGCGCTTACGGCTCTATACCCCAACCCAACTTGCTCTGGCCCCTTACCTTACCTTAAGCCTCCCTTTCTATTCCTCGGTAAGCGGACCGTGGGAGCATGAGGGGGGGCGGTATCCGCTTTTGACTGATAGAAAGCATCTATCTTTTGTCCCTCCTGACCGAACCCGAAAAGAATCACTTTATGCCACTTTGTACACTTTAGTGTAGGCACCTTCTTGAAACGTGCCAAGCTGTGGAAGAGAGGTGCCAGGGGAATCAATGCTCTCAGCTGAAACAGGGCTTGAAGCCTTCGAAAAACCTTTCTGCTCTTTTCTTCCTATCGAGTGGCGTCAACCGGACTTCAAAATGGAATAGCTGATCGAGCTCTTTGGTACGCGGCTTTTAAATTGAGCTGTTCTTGCTACTCCCATAAACTAAATAAATTGGGTGGGTAGGATAAGGACTATTATCATACagctctttttcttgctcttccgGTGCCCTTTTATTATATCTTGGCTCGTTGCGCCTGTTTGACCAATGAGAGTCCAGACTGGAGCTCATCTGATTCATTCTTCCGTTTACTCATTCGTCAGTATCGTCAAAAGCAGCTGAACTCAATCCCGATGGCTACCATTACAGTGTCGATTGGCATTCCGCTTCTAAAAAGTTTAGATATACAAAAGATGTGACCATGATTCTATCTTGGTGAGAGTGGCGTGACTTGAAGCTGCACGGAGACCATTTCCTTTTCTTGCTCTCGTGCTGGATGTCATCTCGGCATATCGGTCGGTTTAAGATGAATCCGGGGGAGGGAGAAATCCTCCATTGGCCGTTGACCTTTGATTCTCTTCTCTGAACTTAACTTAGGCTAAGATTGAGTTGAATCCGCCTCTCTTCCGTATTCCTCAGCTCGAGTTTCTGTTGCTCTTGAAGCCCTTTCTTTCCGGCTTCCTTGAGTCAGCTCGGTAGCTAGTCTAGTAAAATAGCCTTTCTTCTCTTCCCTTAACTTAATAGGGGTTGCTCCTTCTTCTCGTCCACTCGGGAATGAAGCCTTACCCTTCGCTACTAACCTGTTAAATGGAGTTGAGCTGGCTACAAAATCCATTGCTTCAGTGATGGTTGCTTCCTCAAATCAAAGATGGGTGGCAGGGTCTTGAGAAAGAGTCCACTGCTGTCCAGTCATAGTCAGTAGGAGCTGCTCCGGCTCAGCTCGATCCAATTTCAAAATGGCACTCCGGCCTTGTAGTACCTCGCTATCCTCTGTTGGTAAGTAGCCATTCTGAACTGAGCTTGCTTTCTTAACTCTAAAATTAGGTCGAAGTTGGTCCTCAACTCTTCTTCGTTGGAACCCAAATTTGGAAAAGTTCTGTTAGGTTCTTAGTAGCAGTCGGCGaccttttcttcttttacttcACATAGCTTTTCGTCTCCTTGATAGCTGGAAGTTCTCCAAAAGTATGAAAAGCTGG encodes the following:
- the LOC114926180 gene encoding small ribosomal subunit protein uS3m; the encoded protein is MARKGNPISVRLDLNRSSDSSRFSDYYYGKLVYKDVNLRSYFGSIRPPARLTFGFRLGRCILIHFPKRTFIHFFLPRRPRRLKRREKSRPGKVKDRWWALGKVGPIGCLHSSYNTEEERNEVRGRRAGKRVEPIRLDALAIGGKQNEIRIWPKKKQRYGYHDRSPSIKKNLSKSLRVSGAFKHPKYAGVVNDIAFLIENDDSFRKTKFFKFFFPKKSRSDGPAGHLFKRTLPAVRPSLNYSVMQYLLNRKNKIHFDPVVVLNHFVTPGVAEPSTMGGANAQGRSLDKRIRSRIAFFVESSTSEKKCLAEAKKRLTHFIRLANDLRFAGTTKTTISLFPFFGATFLFPRDRVGMYNPIILEDAREKLLGKLRIKCWNLMGKDKVMELIEKFIDLGRIGEWIKGIEMMIEIIPRNRRIPYGYNYYLNEVIKMRSLLSNRTNTNTLIESVKIKSVYQSASLIAQDISFQLRKKTRSFRSIFSRIVKDIPLVMKKGVEGIRICCSGRSEGAEIARTECGKYGKTSRNVFNQKIDYASAEVSTRYGILGVKVWISYSKKK